A genomic window from Anticarsia gemmatalis isolate Benzon Research Colony breed Stoneville strain chromosome 6, ilAntGemm2 primary, whole genome shotgun sequence includes:
- the LOC142973832 gene encoding serine protease SP24D-like: MYCALALVTLLTAVRETAPARLYNDALRVVNGTDDVHSKYPYVVALKETYPFETFICTGSVIKSNSVLTAAHCIPDDVLYSFMFIQWGNVTIPLKRTKSRRRVVKKIIHPNYKGGKLYLNDIALLIINPVSMNTIGILSAVDYRALLGHSVEYAGYGLRFNPYTEKNRSQLYQKTLGEKLQIGEAVVKSCRLEFDCDLAICLSRKCSTNQVSMHGDSGGPLFLGNKIVGVCSSGDIEDFYEPVSPHLTWIQKHIRGDD; encoded by the coding sequence ATGTACTGCGCACTGGCACTTGTAACGCTGCTAACAGCGGTGCGTGAGACTGCACCTGCGCGCCTATACAACGATGCACTACGCGTCGTCAACGGAACCGACGACGTTCATTCCAAGTACCCTTATGTAGTAGCTTTGAAGGAAACATATCCTTTTGAAACATTTATATGTACTGGTTCCGTAATCAAATCAAACTCAGTTCTTACAGCTGCACATTGCATACCGGATGATGTGCTATATTCGTTTATGTTCATACAGTGGGGGAACGTGACAATACCACTGAAACGCACAAAGTCTAGAAGACGAGTAGTGAAAAAGATAATACATCCAAACTACAAAGGcggaaaattatatttaaatgatatcGCGTTGTTGATCATTAACCCGGTGTCCATGAACACAATCGGTATTCTGTCAGCGGTAGATTATAGAGCACTATTGGGCCACTCAGTTGAATACGCTGGATACGGATTACGTTTTAATCCATATACTGAAAAGAATCGAAGTCAATTATATCAAAAGACTCTGGGTGAGAAACTACAGATAGGTGAAGCAGTTGTTAAGTCTTGTCGTTTAGAGTTCGATTGTGATCTAGCCATTTGTCTCTCGAGGAAGTGTTCGACAAATCAAGTTTCGATGCACGGTGACTCAGGCGGTCCCTTGTTCTTAGGAAATAAAATAGTAGGAGTCTGTTCATCAGGTGATATTGAAGATTTTTATGAACCAGTGAGCCCGCATTTGACATGGATCCAAAAACACATACGTGGTGATGATTGA